A region of Meleagris gallopavo isolate NT-WF06-2002-E0010 breed Aviagen turkey brand Nicholas breeding stock chromosome 29, Turkey_5.1, whole genome shotgun sequence DNA encodes the following proteins:
- the NKIRAS2 gene encoding NF-kappa-B inhibitor-interacting Ras-like protein 2, translating into MVAGSRAARVRGKEKKAHPSARAEQSLISKHNQLPSDNAVRTGLQRNWDSELTVTLHVGQYRCCLPFLPSFSLSGAEPLLLPDSAVCASAPCAAEEVMLAASDAASDDVVGACRAGRGAVRFRAPRHPAARPAGSEMIETQEDIYVGSIETDRGVREQVRFYDTRGLRDGLELPKHCFSCTDGYVLVYSTDSKESFKRVELLKKEIDKCKDKKEVTIVVLGNKCDLQEQRRVDHDAAQHWAKGEKVKLWEVSVADRRTLIEPFIYLASKMTQPQSKSAFPLSRKNKGSGSVDG; encoded by the exons ATGGTGGCTGGGAGCCGGGCGGCGCGGGTacgtgggaaagaaaaaaaggcccATCCAAGCGCACGGGCTGAGCAGAGCCTCATTAGCAAACACAATCAACTTCCATCAGATAACGCGGTTCGGACGGGGCTGCAGCGCAA CTGGGACAGCGAGTTGACGGTCACCTTGCACGTGGGGCAGTACAGGTGCTGCTTGCCCTTCCTGCCCTCCTTCTCGCTGTCGGGCGCTGAGCCGCTGCTGCTGCCCGACTCGGCCGTCTGCGCCTCCGCCCCGTGCGCGGCCGAGGAGGTGATGCTGGCGGCGTCGGACGCGGCCTCGGACG ACGTGGTCGGTGCGTGCCGGGCTGGGCGCGGGGCTGTGCGGTTCCGGGCCCCCCGTCACCCCGCTGCCCGCCCCGCAGGCTCCGAGATGATCGAGACCCAGGAGGACATCTACGTGGGCTCCATCGAGACGGACCGCGGCGTGCGCGAGCAGGTCCGCTTCTACGACACGCGGGGGCTGCGGGACGGCCTGGAGCTGCCCAAGCACTGCTTCTCCTGCACCGACGGCTACGTGCTGGTGTACAGCACCGACAGCAAGGAGTCCTTCAAACGAGTGGAGCTCCTCAAGAAGGAGATCGACAAATGCAAAGACAAGAAGGAG GTCACTATCGTGGTTTTGGGCAATAAATGTGACCTGCAGGAGCAGCGCCGGGTGGACCACGACGCAGCCCAGCATTGGGCCAAGGGTGAGAAGGTGAAGCTGTGGGAAGTGTCCGTGGCTGACCGGCGTACGTTGATTGAGCCCTTCATCTACCTGGCCAGTAAGATGACGCAGCCACAAAGCAAGTCTGCTTTTCCCCTGAGCCGCAAGAACAAGGGCAGCGGGTCTGTGGATGGCTGA
- the LOC104914620 gene encoding zinc finger protein 385C isoform X2, which translates to MATAPGHAENSRFSEGAKHKSMLEGHSAQLRRGRGKLLARAGHKAKRIGNKGSINIQNKAFHCQVCEIYVNSETQLKQHMSSRRHKDRLAGKPPKPKYSPYNKLQKNAALASKLALQKHLTKTLATRFLPSPLTTAVCAMPGPLALRPAAATTLFQAPILGPALFRTPPAHVRTTPGPIVFAPY; encoded by the exons ATGGCGACGGCTCCCGGACACGCTGAAAACAGCCGTTTCTCCGAAG GTGCCAAGCACAAATCCATGCTGGAAGGACACAGCGCCCAGCTGCGGCGCGGCCGGGGGAAACTGCTGGCCCGGGCAGGGCACAAAGCCAAGAGAATCGGCAACAAGGGCAGCATCAACATCCAGAACAAGGCGTTCCACTGCCAAGTGTGCGAGATCTACGTGAACTCCGAGACCCAGCTCAAACAG CACATGAGCAGCCGGCGGCACAAAGACAGGCTGGCCGGGAAGCCGCCCAAGCCCAAGTACAGCCCCTACAACAAGCTGCAGAAGAACGCTGCCCTCGCA TCCaagctggctctgcagaagCACCTCACCAAGACGCTGGCGACGCGCTTCCTGCCCAGCCCGCTCACCACGGCTGTGTGCGCCATGCCTGGGCCTCTCGCCCTGCGCCCGGCCGCTGCCACCACGCTCTTCCAAGCCCCGATCCTCGGACCAGCCCTATTCCGAACGCCTCCAGCCCACGTCCGCACCACGCCGGGCCCCATCGTCTTCGCACCCTATTAG
- the LOC104914620 gene encoding zinc finger protein 385C isoform X1, producing MATAPGHAENSRFSEGAKHKSMLEGHSAQLRRGRGKLLARAGHKAKRIGNKGSINIQNKAFHCQVCEIYVNSETQLKQHMSSRRHKDRLAGKPPKPKYSPYNKLQKNAALAVSILKSKLALQKHLTKTLATRFLPSPLTTAVCAMPGPLALRPAAATTLFQAPILGPALFRTPPAHVRTTPGPIVFAPY from the exons ATGGCGACGGCTCCCGGACACGCTGAAAACAGCCGTTTCTCCGAAG GTGCCAAGCACAAATCCATGCTGGAAGGACACAGCGCCCAGCTGCGGCGCGGCCGGGGGAAACTGCTGGCCCGGGCAGGGCACAAAGCCAAGAGAATCGGCAACAAGGGCAGCATCAACATCCAGAACAAGGCGTTCCACTGCCAAGTGTGCGAGATCTACGTGAACTCCGAGACCCAGCTCAAACAG CACATGAGCAGCCGGCGGCACAAAGACAGGCTGGCCGGGAAGCCGCCCAAGCCCAAGTACAGCCCCTACAACAAGCTGCAGAAGAACGCTGCCCTCGCAGTGAGTATTCTCAAG TCCaagctggctctgcagaagCACCTCACCAAGACGCTGGCGACGCGCTTCCTGCCCAGCCCGCTCACCACGGCTGTGTGCGCCATGCCTGGGCCTCTCGCCCTGCGCCCGGCCGCTGCCACCACGCTCTTCCAAGCCCCGATCCTCGGACCAGCCCTATTCCGAACGCCTCCAGCCCACGTCCGCACCACGCCGGGCCCCATCGTCTTCGCACCCTATTAG
- the CNP gene encoding 2',3'-cyclic-nucleotide 3'-phosphodiesterase, whose protein sequence is MSAQSAKERPESLRFPFLDDEDTVATLKESKTFFILRGLPGSGKSTLAQAIQERYKDGCKVIAAESYKITPAIRSSIPEEYAKVDEDLVEYCKRDISVIVLDDTHHERERLDQIFDIADKYRYKVIFAEPKTQWRMDCSQLKDKNQWKLTVEDLKKMKPSLEKEFLPMYFGWFLSKRSSEILRKAGQVFLDELGSLKAFKKESKYFTSEDPKIKIDLTSYFVKRPPGVLHCTTKYTDFGKAAGAEDYAQQEAVRASYGKGFTLSISGLFVTTKTVGARVELSEQQLLLWPGDADKIQATDSLPKGSRAHITLGCASGIEAVQTGLDLLEFVKLEKAGSKGEEVGEIGGGKLQYFGNGMWMLVLSKKIDVRAIFSGYYGKGKLVPTQSTNKRGSAFSSCTII, encoded by the exons ATGTCCGCCCAGTCGGCCAAAGAAAGGCCCGAGAGTCTGCGGTTCCCTTTCCTCGATGACGAAGATACCGTCGCCACGCTCAAAGAGTCCAAAACCTTCTTCATCCTGAGAGGCCTCCCCGGCAGCGGGAAGTCCACGCTGGCCCAGGCGATCCAGGAACGCTACAAAGACGGCTGCAAAGTCATCGCCGCCGAGAGCTACAAAATCACACCTGCCATAAGAAGCAGCATTCCTGAAGAATATGCCAAAGTCGATGAGGATTTAGTTGAGTATTGCAAACGAGACATCAGCGTTATCGTTTTGGATGACACTCACCATGAAAGGGAACGACTGGACCAAATCTTTGACATTGCTGACAAATACCGCTACAAAGTCATCTTTGCGGAGCCCAAAACCCAATGGAGGATGGATTGCTCGCAGCTTAAGGATAAGAATCAGTGGAAACTGACGGTGGAAGACCTGAAGAAGATGAAGCCCAGTTTGGAGAAGGAGTTCCTCCCCATGTATTTTGGGTGGTTTTTGAGCAAGAGAAGCTCTGAGATCCTGAGGAAGGCCGGCCAGGTGTTCTTAGATGAGCTGGGAAGCCTCAAAGCCTTcaaaaaggagagcaaatacT TCACTTCTGAAGatcccaaaataaaaatagatctCACCAGCTACTTTGTGAAGAGGCCGCCCGGGGTCTTGCACTGCACCACCAAATACACCGACTTCGGGAAGGCGGCGGGGGCTGAGGATTACGCACAGCAGGAG GCTGTGAGGGCTTCCTACGGCAAAGGCTTCACTTTGTCCATTTCTGGTCTGTTTGTCACAACCAAAACTGTCGGTGCTCGCGTGGAGCTGAGcgaacagcagctgctgctgtggcccGGGGACGCCGATAAGATCCAGGCAACCGACAGCCTCCCGAAGGGCAGCCGCGCTCACATCACCCTCGGCTGCGCCAGCGGCATCGAAGCCGTGCAAACCGGGCTGGATCTGCTGGAGTTTGTGAAACTGGAAAAGGCGGGGAGCAAAGGGGAAGAAGTGGGGGAAATCGGGGGAgggaaactgcagtattttggtAACGGGATGTGGATGCTCGTCCTGTCTAAAAAGATCGATGTGAGGGCAATTTTCTCGGGTTACTACGGAAAGGGAAAACTGGTGCCGACACAGAGCACCAACAAACGGGGCTCTGCGTTCAGTTCCTGCACCATCATCTAA